One Granulicella sp. 5B5 DNA window includes the following coding sequences:
- a CDS encoding GDSL-type esterase/lipase family protein: protein MCCGVAVGQGDPALAFDAATAAVRKPGIAVRVDLIGDSTQTENAGYGRGFCANFDARVDCLDMAKGGASTKTYREQGLWDHALATKPDYMVIQFGHNDLVTKEHLDRQVPIPDYVRNLKVFVSEARAAGIKPVLVTPITRRYFGEDGKIHSDLTEHCEAMQGVAMEMKVPLVDLQTESIAYLEKIGPTAADKLGISKKDKDGNTIPDKTHLNWAGSYVFGRMVAVDLGQVVPAMFRYVLPEAAKLPPAGVKAMKIYEGGPVTIVLVGDSTTAPEGGWGPGFCALMAPQVRCIDDALNGRSSKSFRDEGAWAKALAQKGDYYLIQFGHNDQKPDAARHTDPETTYAAQLKQYVAETRAIGAVPVIVTPLSRRTFVDGKVKEDLNDYAAAARRMAAEEGITCIDLNAMSTKLLDTMTQAQADAFDAVGHADAKAENGAAAKLDRTHLNDKGKAVFGRMVADTLIRTRVELGPDVKGEPAK from the coding sequence ATGTGTTGTGGCGTGGCGGTGGGGCAGGGTGATCCTGCGCTGGCGTTCGATGCTGCGACGGCTGCGGTGAGAAAGCCGGGCATCGCTGTAAGGGTTGATTTAATTGGCGATTCGACGCAGACAGAGAACGCGGGTTATGGGCGCGGGTTCTGCGCGAACTTCGATGCGCGGGTTGATTGCCTGGACATGGCGAAGGGCGGCGCGAGCACGAAGACGTATCGCGAGCAGGGGCTATGGGACCACGCGCTGGCGACGAAGCCGGATTACATGGTGATCCAGTTTGGGCATAACGACCTGGTGACGAAGGAGCATCTCGACCGGCAGGTGCCGATACCGGACTATGTGCGGAACCTGAAGGTGTTCGTGAGCGAGGCGCGGGCGGCGGGCATCAAGCCGGTGCTGGTGACTCCGATCACGCGGCGATACTTCGGCGAGGATGGCAAGATCCATAGCGACCTGACTGAGCACTGCGAGGCGATGCAGGGCGTGGCGATGGAGATGAAGGTGCCGCTGGTCGACCTGCAGACGGAGAGCATTGCGTACCTGGAGAAGATTGGGCCGACTGCTGCCGACAAACTGGGCATCAGTAAGAAAGACAAAGATGGCAACACGATCCCGGACAAGACGCACCTGAACTGGGCGGGAAGCTATGTGTTCGGGCGCATGGTGGCGGTGGACCTGGGGCAGGTGGTGCCGGCGATGTTCCGGTATGTGCTGCCGGAGGCGGCGAAGCTGCCGCCAGCGGGTGTGAAGGCGATGAAGATCTATGAGGGCGGCCCGGTGACGATTGTGCTGGTGGGGGATTCGACGACGGCGCCGGAGGGCGGTTGGGGGCCTGGGTTCTGTGCGCTGATGGCGCCGCAGGTGAGGTGCATCGACGATGCACTGAATGGGCGGAGCAGCAAGAGCTTCCGTGATGAGGGTGCGTGGGCGAAGGCGTTGGCGCAGAAGGGTGACTACTACCTGATCCAGTTCGGGCACAACGACCAGAAGCCGGATGCGGCGCGGCATACCGATCCGGAGACGACGTATGCGGCGCAGCTGAAGCAGTATGTTGCGGAGACTCGGGCGATTGGTGCTGTGCCGGTGATCGTTACGCCGCTGAGCAGGAGGACGTTTGTCGATGGCAAGGTGAAGGAGGACCTGAACGACTATGCGGCAGCGGCTCGGCGTATGGCGGCGGAAGAGGGCATCACTTGCATCGACCTGAATGCGATGTCGACGAAGCTGCTGGATACGATGACGCAGGCGCAGGCCGATGCGTTCGATGCAGTGGGACATGCCGATGCCAAGGCGGAGAATGGTGCCGCTGCGAAGCTGGACCGCACGCACCTGAACGACAAGGGTAAGGCTGTGTTCGGGCGTATGGTTGCGGATACGCTGATTCGGACGCGGGTGGAGCTTGGGCCGGATGTGAAGGGTGAGCCGGCGAAGTAG